A stretch of the Spartinivicinus poritis genome encodes the following:
- a CDS encoding CZB domain-containing protein has protein sequence MQGIIEESANTSFIQTVKLDHVAWKVTIYRHLIHQLPVQEGAIVNHENCRLGEWYYHGDGKNYQNLMAYRHLEEPHKLVHTSGIQAIEAQLAGNHEEVLKHLETMESASVKVVDCLSDLESAISSSDSNHGFHH, from the coding sequence ATGCAAGGTATTATTGAAGAGTCAGCGAATACTAGTTTTATCCAAACGGTTAAGCTTGACCATGTTGCATGGAAGGTAACGATCTATCGCCATTTAATTCATCAATTGCCCGTTCAGGAAGGTGCCATTGTTAACCATGAGAATTGTCGGCTAGGGGAGTGGTATTATCATGGTGATGGTAAAAACTATCAGAATTTAATGGCCTATCGGCATTTAGAAGAGCCTCATAAACTGGTCCATACGAGTGGTATTCAGGCAATTGAAGCACAGTTAGCTGGCAACCATGAGGAAGTATTAAAGCACTTGGAAACAATGGAGTCTGCCAGTGTTAAGGTAGTAGATTGCTTAAGTGACTTAGAATCTGCTATCAGTTCATCTGATAGCAATCATGGATTTCACCATTAA
- a CDS encoding flagellar hook assembly protein FlgD, translating into MSTPITNNSNTNATNAVIEKYQLQQPKQNNTNTELGKNQFLELMITQMKHQDPLNPQKNEEFVAQLAQFSSVEGITNLNQTVESMASAFNSSQALQASALVGRKVLVPTSYTELEAGGKVVGMVDIPQPINNLFVEIYSSSSNQPIKQMNLGKQPAGELDISWDGKDNNNQTQPAGKYQFKAYTLIDGKQVPLNTLLGANVNSVTLGGLNNVLLNVEGVQGEVRLNEVKRIQ; encoded by the coding sequence ATGAGCACGCCGATAACAAATAATAGTAACACTAATGCGACTAATGCAGTCATTGAAAAATACCAACTGCAACAGCCGAAACAGAATAATACCAATACGGAGTTAGGTAAGAATCAGTTTTTAGAATTGATGATTACCCAAATGAAGCATCAGGACCCACTGAACCCACAAAAAAATGAAGAGTTTGTTGCTCAGCTGGCTCAATTCAGTTCAGTTGAAGGAATAACAAACCTGAATCAAACAGTTGAGTCAATGGCGAGTGCCTTTAATTCCAGTCAGGCATTGCAGGCTTCAGCATTAGTGGGACGAAAAGTATTGGTACCCACTTCTTATACTGAACTGGAGGCGGGAGGCAAGGTGGTAGGGATGGTTGATATACCGCAGCCGATTAATAATTTATTCGTTGAAATATACAGCAGTAGTAGTAATCAACCTATAAAACAAATGAATTTAGGTAAGCAGCCGGCAGGTGAGTTAGATATTAGTTGGGATGGAAAAGACAATAATAATCAAACCCAACCTGCAGGAAAATACCAATTTAAAGCTTATACCCTGATTGATGGGAAGCAAGTGCCATTAAATACCTTGTTAGGAGCCAATGTAAATAGTGTTACCTTGGGTGGCTTGAATAATGTGTTATTAAATGTTGAGGGAGTACAAGGAGAAGTGAGACTCAATGAAGTGAAACGGATTCAATAA
- the flgC gene encoding flagellar basal body rod protein FlgC: MALVNVFNISGSGMSAQSVRLNTVASNIANAEAASSSIDQTYRARYPVFTAISPQQQHLSFNQLLHEPQQQSEKGVMVKAIVESKAPLERRYEPDHPMANDEGYVFYPNINVVEQMTDMISASRSFQTNVEIMNTAKTMLQKVLTLGQ; the protein is encoded by the coding sequence ATGGCTTTAGTCAATGTGTTTAATATTTCTGGGTCAGGTATGTCAGCCCAATCGGTTCGGCTTAATACAGTGGCTAGCAATATTGCTAATGCAGAAGCAGCAAGCAGTAGCATTGATCAAACCTATCGGGCTCGGTACCCCGTATTTACTGCTATCAGCCCACAGCAACAGCACCTTTCTTTTAATCAGTTATTGCATGAACCGCAACAGCAGTCTGAAAAAGGGGTTATGGTAAAAGCCATTGTTGAAAGTAAGGCACCTTTAGAAAGGCGTTATGAACCTGATCATCCAATGGCAAATGATGAAGGATATGTTTTTTACCCAAATATTAATGTGGTAGAGCAAATGACCGATATGATTTCAGCCTCTCGTTCATTTCAAACGAATGTGGAAATTATGAATACGGCAAAAACAATGCTACAGAAGGTGCTGACATTAGGGCAGTAA
- a CDS encoding oxidoreductase, translated as MIKTGIIGYGFSAQTFHLPFIKHLNEFELTAISSSKSEQVLADNPGIQVYDTAEQLIKDNTTELVIITSPNDTHYDLAKLALANGKHVIVEKPFVTQVAQGEELIALAKEKGLVLSTYHNRRWDGDFLTINHLIETKALGEIRLFESHFDRFRPTVRQRWREQAGEGTGIWYDLGSHLVDQALCLFGWPKAITACCRALRENSQVTDYFHVQLHYPNHEVVLRSSPFSAGPGLRFQVEGTKGSFVKYGLDPQEDQLKQGGGPASESWARELDAKHGMLFQEEKETIYPTLLGGYQHYFRNIAQAIMESKTVAVTVEQALAVIKIIQLAERSSAMGQTISLLNE; from the coding sequence ATGATAAAAACAGGTATTATTGGTTATGGTTTCTCCGCTCAGACCTTTCATTTACCCTTTATTAAGCATTTGAATGAATTTGAGCTGACTGCAATCAGTTCGAGTAAAAGCGAACAAGTATTAGCCGACAACCCAGGCATCCAGGTTTATGATACGGCTGAACAATTAATAAAAGACAATACGACAGAACTGGTAATTATTACTTCACCTAATGATACCCATTATGACTTAGCCAAATTAGCCCTAGCCAATGGCAAACATGTGATTGTGGAAAAGCCATTTGTTACTCAGGTAGCGCAGGGAGAAGAGTTGATTGCGTTGGCGAAAGAAAAAGGACTAGTACTGTCGACCTATCATAACCGCCGTTGGGATGGGGATTTTTTAACCATTAACCATTTAATTGAAACAAAAGCACTGGGTGAAATTCGTTTATTTGAATCTCACTTTGACCGGTTTCGACCGACAGTTCGACAACGCTGGCGTGAGCAGGCAGGTGAGGGTACTGGTATTTGGTATGACTTGGGTTCTCACTTGGTTGATCAGGCATTATGTTTATTTGGCTGGCCAAAAGCAATCACTGCTTGTTGTCGTGCGCTCAGAGAAAACTCACAGGTGACGGATTATTTTCATGTGCAGTTGCATTATCCCAATCATGAAGTAGTACTTCGTTCCAGCCCGTTTTCTGCAGGTCCTGGCTTACGCTTTCAAGTGGAAGGCACTAAAGGCAGTTTTGTTAAATATGGTTTAGACCCGCAAGAGGATCAGCTAAAACAGGGTGGAGGGCCTGCTAGTGAAAGCTGGGCAAGAGAGTTAGACGCAAAGCATGGTATGTTGTTTCAGGAAGAAAAAGAAACTATTTACCCAACCCTGTTAGGCGGCTATCAGCACTATTTTAGAAATATTGCCCAGGCTATTATGGAGAGTAAAACAGTTGCTGTAACAGTCGAACAGGCGTTGGCAGTCATTAAAATTATTCAACTGGCAGAACGTAGTAGTGCTATGGGCCAAACGATATCATTGCTTAACGAATAA
- a CDS encoding glycerate kinase gives MKIVIAPDSFKESLSSIEVAEAIARGVKQVLPDAELIKLPVADGGEGTVDAMVAGTNGNKFSCRITGPMGEPTDACWGLLGDGVTAVIEVAEAVGLAKVPAKQRNPLKATSYGIGELIIEALNAGAKKLVIGLGGSATNDGGAGMLQALGARLLNKAGDVVALGAEGLADLQQVDLSHLDSRLQSVVCKVACDVDNPLLGPNGATYTYGPQKGADVTMLQRLENHLSHYATAVEQTLQQEMAVVPGAGAAGGLGFALLAGLPAQLQSGINIVLDAIKLENYLADTDLVITGEGKIDGQTIHGKTPIGIAKLAKQYNCSVIALAGSLGDNYQAVYQQGIDAVFSVVPGVMNLTDALTNAEQNIENTAFNIAKVICCQKITSC, from the coding sequence ATGAAAATTGTCATTGCACCTGATTCCTTTAAAGAAAGCCTCTCCAGTATTGAAGTGGCGGAGGCGATTGCGCGAGGTGTTAAACAGGTATTGCCTGATGCTGAATTAATTAAACTACCAGTAGCAGATGGCGGGGAAGGAACGGTTGATGCAATGGTGGCGGGTACCAATGGCAATAAATTTAGCTGTCGTATAACTGGACCAATGGGAGAGCCCACTGATGCTTGCTGGGGGTTATTAGGTGATGGGGTGACGGCGGTGATTGAGGTAGCTGAGGCAGTGGGGTTGGCGAAAGTACCGGCTAAGCAACGTAACCCGCTAAAAGCAACGAGTTATGGCATCGGAGAGCTGATTATTGAAGCACTGAATGCAGGTGCTAAAAAGCTGGTTATCGGTTTAGGTGGTAGTGCCACCAATGATGGGGGCGCTGGGATGTTACAGGCTTTAGGGGCCCGCTTATTAAATAAAGCAGGAGATGTGGTCGCTTTAGGGGCTGAAGGGTTGGCCGATCTGCAACAGGTGGATCTTAGCCATTTAGATAGCCGGTTGCAAAGTGTTGTATGTAAAGTTGCCTGTGATGTGGATAACCCGTTATTAGGTCCCAACGGGGCTACTTATACTTATGGTCCCCAAAAAGGGGCTGATGTAACGATGCTACAACGGCTGGAAAATCATTTAAGTCATTATGCAACGGCTGTGGAGCAAACCTTACAACAAGAGATGGCTGTTGTGCCTGGTGCTGGTGCCGCAGGTGGTTTAGGCTTTGCCTTATTAGCGGGTTTACCTGCCCAATTGCAAAGCGGTATTAATATCGTATTAGATGCTATTAAGTTAGAAAATTATTTAGCTGATACAGACTTGGTAATTACGGGTGAGGGTAAAATAGATGGTCAAACCATTCACGGTAAAACGCCTATAGGTATTGCTAAATTGGCTAAACAGTATAACTGTAGTGTCATTGCATTAGCCGGGAGTTTGGGAGATAACTACCAAGCCGTTTATCAACAAGGGATTGATGCAGTCTTTAGTGTCGTACCAGGGGTCATGAATTTAACTGATGCGTTAACAAATGCTGAACAGAATATTGAAAATACAGCTTTTAATATTGCAAAGGTTATTTGTTGTCAAAAAATCACGAGCTGTTAA
- a CDS encoding flagellar basal body rod protein FlgF: protein MDKALYIAMTGAMQNMQAQAIRANNLANVNTTGFKADFEQARSMPVFGEFYPSRAYALTENPATNYNPGWLQETGNDFDVAIKGDGWIAVIGPDGTERYTRVGNLSIGPNGQLYTGNNLQVLGDGAPIVVPEFDKLEIGLDGTISIRPRGQGPQELAQIDRIRLVNPPLEQLEKDENGLFKLKEDGAAAVLPDANVRLVAGFLEGSNVSAVEEMIHLLSLARQYEVHVKMMSRADENAQAMARILQIG, encoded by the coding sequence ATGGATAAAGCATTATATATAGCCATGACAGGGGCTATGCAGAATATGCAGGCGCAAGCAATTCGAGCCAATAATTTGGCAAATGTGAATACTACTGGGTTTAAGGCTGATTTTGAGCAAGCCCGGTCGATGCCAGTATTTGGAGAGTTTTATCCCAGCCGTGCCTATGCATTAACCGAAAATCCGGCTACCAATTATAATCCTGGTTGGCTTCAAGAGACGGGTAATGATTTCGATGTAGCCATCAAAGGTGATGGCTGGATTGCTGTAATAGGCCCTGATGGCACAGAGCGTTATACTCGGGTAGGCAATTTATCTATTGGGCCTAATGGACAGCTTTATACCGGCAATAATTTGCAGGTACTTGGCGATGGAGCGCCTATTGTTGTTCCAGAGTTTGACAAACTTGAAATTGGTCTTGATGGCACAATCAGCATTCGTCCACGGGGCCAAGGGCCACAGGAATTAGCACAAATTGATCGAATTCGATTGGTCAATCCTCCACTAGAACAACTGGAAAAAGATGAAAATGGTTTATTTAAATTAAAAGAAGACGGTGCAGCTGCCGTACTGCCTGATGCTAATGTCAGATTAGTGGCTGGTTTTTTAGAAGGAAGTAATGTGAGTGCTGTAGAAGAAATGATCCACTTATTATCATTAGCTCGTCAGTATGAAGTCCATGTAAAAATGATGAGCCGGGCTGATGAAAATGCACAGGCAATGGCGCGCATATTGCAAATTGGTTAG
- a CDS encoding flagellar hook-basal body complex protein has translation MGFNTGLSGLKAATIDLDAIGNNIANGSTIGFKNSRAEFHDLFSRSFGGSASQAGNGVIVQAVAQQFNQGNLKPTERNLDLSINGTGFFITRASDGVNYTRQGIFGVNRDGQIVTNAGDFLQGFIADATGAIVPGVLSDLQVGEQFQDPRLTSNVDISFNVDSRETVLATRGTTSQANAVIIANAQTGINNGYTAGSFLLQNVSQTPATTLATLAVPSVANLSAGAIAAEIAQLGANNGIISASANARAKVDVTTLPLGGAAVAGSSISINGQAVSLTTVNNVNELATAISNLTGISAAIDAAAPNEIRIFNNTGDDIRVAINNTGVGAGIPVQGATTTSFTNAGAAVNVTDGNTVTVGGELSFQLEENVQIAAPTLPATISNIFNLPLTYTPFVENDFNPNDQSTYNHATQVQIFDSLGNPHNMTSYFVKEPDMASTPNVSDWSMYILIDGQDVGDPIVPGGAATRSRFSVQFDREGNLVTTNPIVITNWVPLDTNGDPINALQPVNISAGGDVLPLPEPPTSSNFVIDIANSTQFGSPFAVDSLTQNGFGVGRLTDLDVSQEGILFARYTNGQNSVLGQLAMANFVNPQGLTPIGKTAWIESIDSGEPVVGAPGTGVLGSVESGSLEESNVDVAEELVNLIIAQRNYQANAKTIQTEDTITQTIINLR, from the coding sequence ATGGGATTTAATACTGGCTTAAGCGGTTTAAAAGCAGCCACTATCGATTTGGATGCAATAGGCAATAACATAGCGAATGGGAGTACAATAGGCTTTAAAAACTCAAGGGCTGAGTTTCATGATTTATTTTCGCGGTCATTTGGTGGTAGTGCTAGTCAAGCGGGTAATGGTGTTATTGTACAAGCGGTTGCACAGCAATTTAACCAAGGTAATCTTAAGCCGACTGAGCGTAACTTAGACTTATCAATCAATGGAACTGGGTTTTTTATTACGCGGGCATCTGATGGCGTTAATTACACACGACAGGGCATTTTTGGTGTTAATAGAGATGGGCAGATCGTCACCAATGCAGGTGACTTTTTACAAGGGTTTATTGCTGATGCAACCGGGGCTATTGTGCCTGGTGTATTGTCAGATTTGCAAGTCGGTGAACAATTTCAAGATCCACGGTTAACCAGTAATGTTGACATCAGTTTTAATGTTGATTCAAGAGAAACCGTATTAGCCACTCGAGGCACTACTTCACAAGCCAATGCCGTGATTATTGCCAATGCCCAGACTGGCATTAATAACGGTTATACGGCAGGTAGTTTTCTTTTACAAAATGTCTCGCAGACACCAGCAACTACACTGGCAACCTTAGCTGTGCCGAGTGTAGCGAATTTATCGGCTGGAGCGATTGCCGCTGAGATAGCACAGTTAGGTGCTAATAATGGTATAATCAGTGCCAGCGCTAATGCTAGAGCTAAGGTGGATGTGACCACTTTGCCGTTAGGGGGAGCTGCTGTAGCAGGGTCATCCATTAGTATCAATGGTCAGGCAGTGAGCTTAACCACTGTGAATAATGTGAATGAGCTGGCAACGGCCATTTCTAATTTAACGGGGATAAGTGCAGCGATTGATGCCGCAGCCCCCAATGAAATTCGAATATTTAATAATACCGGGGATGATATCAGGGTTGCCATAAACAATACTGGGGTAGGAGCGGGAATTCCAGTTCAAGGAGCCACAACTACCAGTTTTACTAATGCAGGCGCGGCGGTGAATGTTACCGATGGCAATACGGTGACGGTTGGGGGTGAACTTTCGTTTCAATTAGAGGAAAATGTTCAAATAGCAGCACCCACATTACCTGCGACGATCTCAAACATCTTTAATTTGCCACTGACTTATACGCCTTTTGTTGAAAACGATTTTAACCCTAATGACCAGTCAACCTATAATCACGCGACTCAAGTACAAATATTCGACAGTTTAGGTAATCCTCATAACATGACTTCCTATTTTGTGAAAGAACCGGATATGGCATCAACGCCTAATGTCAGTGACTGGAGTATGTATATATTGATTGATGGTCAAGATGTGGGTGACCCTATTGTGCCAGGAGGCGCTGCCACACGATCAAGGTTTTCGGTGCAATTTGATCGAGAAGGAAATTTAGTCACAACCAATCCTATCGTCATTACTAACTGGGTTCCTCTTGATACGAATGGTGACCCTATTAATGCACTACAGCCTGTTAATATTTCAGCGGGTGGTGATGTATTGCCATTACCTGAACCACCCACCAGCTCTAATTTTGTTATTGATATTGCAAACTCAACACAATTTGGGAGCCCATTTGCGGTTGATAGTTTAACCCAAAATGGTTTTGGAGTAGGGCGTTTGACGGATTTAGATGTTAGTCAGGAAGGTATTTTATTTGCCCGTTATACCAATGGACAAAATTCAGTTTTAGGCCAGTTAGCTATGGCTAATTTTGTTAATCCGCAGGGGTTAACACCGATAGGAAAAACTGCCTGGATAGAGTCAATAGATTCTGGAGAACCTGTGGTGGGTGCACCAGGAACAGGGGTGTTAGGCTCAGTGGAGTCTGGTTCTTTAGAAGAGTCGAATGTGGATGTGGCTGAGGAGTTAGTGAATTTAATTATTGCCCAACGTAATTATCAGGCTAATGCAAAAACCATTCAAACGGAAGATACGATTACCCAAACAATAATTAACTTAAGATAA
- a CDS encoding tRNA(Met) cytidine acetyltransferase TmcA: protein MQQQLSHWLAVIKQQATASQYRATIIIAGEQAWTQQQASQLVTLLGPVTSSYWVTNDNLRHQGITVIAPQQVREYLGRESQLLVYDAFTGFNPDHFAAITGTLTGGGLLLLLTPPLATWAEFNDPEYHQLTVLPYTADSVQGAFLTWLVAALDKPRPLFIKWQQGQPLPTVEVDSSLQPAVDIGDGVAEDGCITQDQVEAVAGIIKVATGHRKRPLVITADRGRGKSAALGIAAGKLLQQGKRILVTAPNFEAVNTLFNHAATYLTIDWQLQPKLIYSDTNTNSWLHYLTPDDLSHEMPAADVLFIDEAAAIPPDLLNRWTQHYTRIVFATTVHGYEGTGRGFTIRFQPMLNRIRPQWRALSLTQPIRWQSNDPLENFGFDALLLDAEPVADEQLINFTSDDLIFKKVSSEELVQQPQLLRRLFGLLIMAHYRTTPGDLRHLLDGPNLQIWLGVYHGEVVAASLTALEGGLDEELAQAIYLAKRRPKGHLVPQTLVAHGGYQQVAGLRCVRIIRIALHPAIQRQGVGRQLIAHIYDQVKAEQDYLAVAYGVTLQLQGFWQSLGFLPLRLGITREASSGCYALIMAKPVSAEAIEQMVEMSARFHLHFISQLAELWTDLDEKIVTAILTSNQQNNIELSTQDQQDVYAFGFGNRQYETCIVPLRNWLQVQIQQHPKQWQLLTESEQHLWIKKVMQQYSWERLRNLTGLAKQPLIKQMRQAVQKLMLR from the coding sequence TTGCAACAGCAGCTTAGTCATTGGTTGGCCGTTATTAAACAACAAGCAACGGCTAGTCAATATCGTGCCACTATCATTATTGCGGGTGAGCAAGCATGGACTCAACAACAGGCCAGCCAACTGGTTACTCTGTTGGGGCCAGTAACGTCTAGCTATTGGGTAACCAATGATAATTTGCGGCATCAGGGAATAACGGTGATAGCACCACAACAAGTGCGAGAGTATTTAGGTAGAGAAAGCCAGCTTTTAGTTTATGATGCATTCACAGGTTTTAACCCTGATCATTTTGCCGCGATAACGGGTACGTTGACTGGAGGGGGGCTACTACTTCTATTGACGCCACCACTAGCCACCTGGGCTGAATTTAATGACCCAGAATATCATCAGTTGACCGTACTGCCTTATACTGCAGATTCAGTGCAAGGTGCTTTTTTAACGTGGCTGGTAGCAGCACTTGATAAACCACGCCCGTTGTTTATCAAGTGGCAGCAAGGCCAACCGCTACCAACCGTTGAGGTTGACTCCAGTTTGCAGCCAGCAGTTGATATAGGTGATGGTGTTGCGGAAGATGGTTGTATTACCCAAGATCAAGTTGAAGCAGTAGCAGGCATAATAAAAGTGGCGACAGGACATCGTAAACGTCCTTTGGTAATTACGGCAGATCGTGGGCGAGGTAAGTCAGCCGCGCTGGGTATTGCTGCTGGGAAACTGTTGCAACAAGGCAAGCGAATTTTAGTGACGGCCCCTAATTTCGAGGCTGTGAATACCTTATTTAACCATGCTGCAACCTATTTAACGATTGACTGGCAATTACAACCTAAATTGATTTATAGCGATACGAATACTAATAGTTGGTTGCATTATTTGACCCCAGACGATCTCAGTCATGAAATGCCAGCAGCTGATGTACTATTTATTGATGAAGCTGCTGCTATTCCTCCCGATTTATTAAACCGCTGGACACAACATTATACTCGTATTGTATTTGCTACCACAGTACATGGTTATGAAGGAACAGGGCGAGGGTTTACCATTCGCTTTCAACCTATGTTAAATCGCATCAGGCCCCAATGGCGGGCACTGAGTTTAACTCAGCCGATTCGTTGGCAGTCAAATGACCCATTAGAAAATTTTGGGTTTGATGCGTTGCTACTGGATGCAGAGCCCGTCGCCGATGAGCAATTAATTAATTTTACGAGTGATGACCTGATATTTAAAAAAGTATCGTCTGAGGAGCTGGTGCAACAGCCACAATTATTAAGGCGTTTATTTGGGTTGTTGATCATGGCTCATTACCGTACCACGCCTGGTGATTTAAGACACTTATTGGATGGCCCCAATTTACAGATTTGGTTAGGGGTTTATCATGGCGAGGTCGTTGCAGCCAGCTTAACTGCATTGGAAGGGGGGCTAGACGAGGAGTTAGCCCAGGCTATTTATTTAGCTAAACGGCGTCCTAAAGGGCACCTAGTACCACAAACGTTGGTCGCTCATGGTGGTTATCAACAAGTCGCAGGATTGCGTTGTGTCAGAATTATCCGTATAGCCCTTCATCCAGCTATTCAGCGGCAAGGAGTAGGGCGACAGTTAATAGCTCATATTTATGATCAAGTGAAAGCAGAGCAAGACTACTTGGCGGTTGCTTATGGTGTTACACTACAGTTGCAGGGCTTTTGGCAGTCATTAGGTTTTTTACCTCTCAGGCTGGGTATTACCAGGGAAGCGAGCAGTGGCTGTTATGCATTGATAATGGCAAAACCTGTTTCAGCTGAGGCGATTGAACAAATGGTCGAAATGAGCGCTCGGTTTCACCTGCATTTTATTTCACAGTTAGCTGAGTTGTGGACAGACTTGGATGAAAAAATCGTTACTGCCATTTTAACGAGTAACCAACAGAATAACATCGAACTATCAACTCAAGATCAACAAGATGTGTATGCATTTGGTTTTGGTAATCGGCAATATGAAACCTGCATTGTACCGTTAAGAAATTGGCTGCAAGTGCAAATTCAACAGCACCCTAAACAATGGCAGTTATTGACAGAGTCAGAGCAACATTTATGGATAAAAAAAGTAATGCAACAATATAGTTGGGAACGCTTACGGAATTTAACAGGGTTAGCCAAGCAGCCACTGATTAAACAAATGCGGCAAGCCGTACAAAAACTAATGTTAAGATAA
- the flgB gene encoding flagellar basal body rod protein FlgB yields the protein MAIGFDQALGVHPQALLLRGKRAELLADNLANSDTPGFKARDIDFKQVLNRVNEQQTGKKLPLQQTHQDHLAGLSQKQDVDLLYRIPIQPAIDGNTVDTQQEYAIYARNAMDYQSSFEFLNSKFKGLIKVIKGQ from the coding sequence ATGGCTATTGGTTTTGATCAAGCATTAGGGGTTCACCCGCAAGCACTATTGTTAAGAGGAAAGCGTGCTGAGCTATTGGCGGACAATTTGGCCAATAGTGATACGCCTGGTTTTAAAGCACGTGATATCGATTTTAAGCAAGTACTAAATCGGGTGAATGAGCAACAAACTGGCAAGAAGTTGCCGTTGCAGCAAACTCATCAAGACCATTTAGCTGGCTTATCGCAGAAACAGGATGTGGACTTGTTATATCGCATTCCAATTCAGCCTGCCATTGATGGTAATACAGTTGATACCCAACAGGAGTATGCCATTTATGCCCGGAATGCAATGGATTATCAAAGTAGCTTTGAGTTCTTAAATAGCAAGTTTAAAGGTTTAATCAAGGTGATTAAGGGGCAATAG
- a CDS encoding TIGR00730 family Rossman fold protein: MRVNIFCASRPGLDPSLPTMVQQLAIALIKNKIGVVYGGANDGLMGILADHVLALKGEVIGVMPSLLVARERAHAGLTEWFEVSSLATRKEKMASLADCFLVLPGGLGTLDELFEVLTWAQVGLHNKPIAILNHHGYYNHLLAFLEEGVANQLIAEKDFNRLLIADTPVEIVEKLIESVVFD; encoded by the coding sequence ATGCGGGTTAATATTTTTTGTGCATCAAGGCCTGGGTTAGATCCTAGTTTGCCTACCATGGTTCAGCAGCTGGCCATAGCGTTAATAAAAAACAAGATAGGTGTGGTCTATGGCGGTGCCAATGATGGGTTGATGGGGATCTTGGCTGATCATGTATTAGCACTTAAAGGCGAAGTGATTGGCGTTATGCCTAGCCTGCTGGTGGCTAGAGAAAGGGCGCATGCGGGATTAACAGAGTGGTTTGAGGTTAGCAGTTTAGCAACCAGAAAAGAAAAAATGGCCAGTCTGGCAGATTGCTTTTTGGTTTTACCTGGTGGTTTGGGTACTCTTGATGAATTGTTCGAAGTATTAACCTGGGCCCAAGTGGGTTTGCATAATAAACCCATAGCTATTCTTAATCACCATGGCTACTACAATCACTTACTGGCTTTTTTAGAGGAAGGAGTGGCTAACCAGCTGATTGCAGAAAAAGACTTTAATCGTTTACTTATTGCAGATACACCTGTTGAGATAGTAGAAAAGTTAATAGAAAGTGTTGTATTCGATTAG
- a CDS encoding Tll0287-like domain-containing protein gives MSKLGNNQLANHIIAWFFLLTLSFLGCYYLISHAVYISSLRTQASSIADMVTHIGHWAGQFKGGIWVKSGVREHFNPQDYLEKKTYVTEQQKDDKKRTIIDHYHLKNPSLIQREVSDITLQNNANVIFRITSDNFLNPHNAPNRFEQTAIALIKDEFHRHEYYQKTYNRFLYAREITAEKSCLSCHGDPKNAPKKLQELYPGDSGFNYEQGRLAGIVSVSLPYDSGILTLLKSINLYSLLAIGLFFILLICFISYILIFVVSPIKKITTEASKAIQTIHQDREESITLFHTEYKSSTEINDLNKQFKTLYSLVQDLKKFIKMHDF, from the coding sequence ATGAGTAAGTTAGGTAATAATCAATTAGCCAACCACATTATCGCATGGTTTTTTTTACTTACTCTGTCTTTTCTTGGCTGTTATTACCTGATCAGCCATGCAGTTTATATCAGCAGCCTACGAACACAAGCAAGTAGCATCGCGGATATGGTCACTCATATCGGTCATTGGGCAGGTCAGTTTAAAGGAGGTATTTGGGTTAAATCAGGTGTTCGGGAACACTTTAACCCACAAGACTATCTAGAGAAAAAAACCTATGTCACCGAGCAACAAAAGGATGATAAAAAAAGAACCATCATTGACCATTACCACTTAAAAAATCCATCCCTCATTCAGAGGGAGGTATCTGATATTACATTACAAAACAATGCAAATGTTATATTCCGTATTACCTCTGACAATTTTCTAAACCCTCACAATGCACCTAATAGATTTGAGCAAACCGCAATAGCATTAATTAAAGACGAGTTCCATAGACATGAATATTATCAAAAAACCTACAATCGTTTTCTATATGCACGGGAGATTACTGCAGAAAAATCCTGCTTAAGCTGCCATGGAGACCCCAAAAATGCGCCTAAAAAGTTACAAGAACTTTACCCTGGAGACAGCGGCTTTAACTACGAACAAGGGCGTTTAGCGGGAATTGTCAGTGTTTCATTACCTTATGATAGTGGGATACTCACACTACTGAAAAGCATTAATCTTTACTCATTATTAGCTATAGGGTTGTTTTTTATCCTGTTAATTTGTTTTATTTCCTATATTCTTATCTTCGTAGTCAGCCCCATCAAAAAAATAACCACAGAAGCATCAAAAGCGATCCAAACTATTCATCAAGATAGAGAAGAAAGCATAACTTTATTTCACACAGAATATAAATCCAGCACCGAAATAAATGATTTAAACAAGCAATTTAAGACGTTATACAGCCTTGTCCAAGACTTAAAAAAATTTATCAAAATGCATGATTTTTAG